One Cloacibacillus sp. DNA window includes the following coding sequences:
- a CDS encoding CGGC domain-containing protein, translating into MSIKLVVIIQCEVARRRCSGFACMKCFYDREGFFEECGYGPDTRYIAFDCGGCCGGSVASHLEHLSNKLRAQTDVKKDEVAVHLASCVTTDNYHHDRCPNLEYIKAIVLKKGYKNIAYGTFKSTNATKKRAEGLYKDHEMETFHDCEAE; encoded by the coding sequence ATGAGCATCAAACTTGTCGTCATCATCCAGTGCGAAGTGGCGCGCCGCAGGTGCAGCGGCTTTGCCTGCATGAAATGCTTCTACGACCGCGAAGGATTTTTTGAGGAATGCGGCTACGGCCCTGATACGCGCTACATCGCCTTCGACTGCGGCGGCTGCTGCGGCGGGAGCGTCGCCTCGCACCTTGAGCATCTCTCAAACAAGCTGCGCGCGCAGACCGACGTCAAAAAGGATGAAGTGGCGGTGCATCTCGCCTCCTGCGTGACTACCGACAATTATCATCACGACCGCTGCCCGAACCTCGAATACATCAAGGCCATAGTGCTGAAAAAGGGCTATAAAAATATTGCGTACGGCACCTTCAAAAGCACCAACGCGACAAAAAAGCGCGCAGAAGGCCTTTATAAGGATCACGAAATGGAGACCTTCCACGACTGCGAAGCCGAG